The stretch of DNA GGCCGTCGGCGTCACCACATCACGGGCGGTTGCGTCAACGACCGCCGTCGGCAGGGCACCACCACCGAACATCAGGTCGTGTTCTGCGATCAGCTCGCCCGCCTGCCAGCCCCCGACCCGCAGCCCGCTGCCGGTGGCCGAACCAGCCAGCCGCATGCGTTGCAGGGTTCCCGAGAGTGTCCCCGCAGCGCGGAGCGAGCCGGCCGCGACCGAATCGCCGAGCACCGGGATGTAGGGGCCGAATGGCCGGAGGGTGGAGACGTCCGCCACGTAGGTGACAGCGCCGCTCTGCGGCTCGAGGAAGTGCCAGGTACCGCTGGCATTGACATCAGCGCTGGCGAGCGATCCATACAGCGTGTCCACCGCCAGCGTACCGTTGCGGATCGTCGCCGCCAGTGTGACTCCGTCGTCGGGCGCGGCTTCCCAGCCGCTGAACCGGCCACCCAGGCCGACCGTCGCGTTCATGGTTGCCGGATCGAAGCCGGCGCCCGCGAATGAGAATGTGGCCGTAAGGGAGACAGGTGGGACAGCGGGCTCGAGGACCGCCTGGAGGTCCACGCCGATCAGCCTTCCGGTGAGGTCGTAGCTCGCGACGTCGCCCGTCAGGTCGAGCGTCCCTTCGACGAGGGCGACGCCCGAGCCCAGCTCGAGACGCACGTTCAGATCGAGCGGCGACGCCGTGGGGAGACCGGTGAGCGAGACCACTCCCGTGACCGACCCGGTCAGAGGCAGTCCCGGCGCGATGGGTCGCAGCGCCGCGAGCGGCACCCCGTCCAGGTCCAGCTCTGCGCGCTGCAGCACGATTCCAGCATCCGTATAGCGGACGCTGCCCGTGATACCGGTGGTGAACGGATCCGGCACGGTGGCGGCCGTCAGGCGGGCGGAAAGGTCGAACGTGATGTCGCCGCCTGCGCCCCGAATGGTGCCCGTGAGCGTGCCGTCATACGGCAGCTCACCGGTGAAGCCTTCCACCAGGGCCAGGTCGAGCGGGTCGACGCGCAGGTCAGCTCCCAGGAGCTCGAAATACTCCTCACCCAGCCGCATCTCGACCGTACCGAGAAGGCGGCTCTCGCCGGTGCGCGCGTCCAGGTCCGTGAACCGCACCTGCGTCAGGTTCGGTGCGGCTGGCGTCACCTCGAACGCGAATGTCGCGGTACCGGTCCGCGGCAGCGACTCCGGCAGCAGGAAGGCGACGTCTTCGAGGTTCACGCCGAGCGCCACGCCCGATGCGGTCACCCCGTAGCCCGGGTCGGTGGGATCCCACACGCCGCTCAGATCCGCGAAGCGCGTACGATCGAACGCCGCTTCCGCCACTTCGAAATGCACCGTGCCGGAAGGGAAGATGAAGAGGCCGTCGTTCACCTCGAGGGCGACCTGCGCCTCAGGCTCCGCCTGAACGAACTGAGCGGTCAGCGCAGCCGCGCGAATGTACGGCTCCGCAGTGACCGGGTCTGAGAACACGACCAGCGGCAGGCGACCCTGGACGGAGCGGAAGGCGAAACGCTGACCCGGTCGTGTCACGTCCACGGTGCCGTTGTCGATCTGTACATTACGCAGGCGGATTGCCCGGCGCCGGGCGGGCCTCGGATCGCCGTTGCCTCCGCCATTGAGCAGCTCTTCGAAAACCTCCTCGAAATTCCAGCCGCCGCCGCTCTCACGCAGTGCGACGACCGGCTGGCGGACACGCACGTTGTCCAGGATGACGTCGCCGCTCGCGAGCGCATCGACGCTGAGCTGACCGCTCAGCACCTCGGCCCGGGCGAAGCGTGCACCGCCGTCCTCGTTCAGCACCACGTTCCGCGCCGTGATCGAAAGCGGCCCGCGCATGGGCGTGGCGTCCACGGCGAACCCGGCGAGGCGTGACCGCACGCGATCCTCCCGCGCCCGGATGAGCGAACGACCGGCGTCCGCGCGTGGCCGCTCGACGGCCGGCCCGTCAGCATCGGCGCGGCCGACGACTACCGTCGTATCAGACACTTCCTTCGCCAGCGGCGCAGTGCTGCCGCCGATCCCCGTCACGAAGAAGTACAGCAGGAGCGCACTGGTGAGCACGCCCGCTATGATGCCGCCGGTGACGAGCGGCCATTCCTCACGCGACAGGAAGCGCGTCATCAGAATGCGTGGCCTACGCCAAGGTGCAGCTGCATGCGGCTGAAAATGTTGCCGCGACGAGGCGTGAACACGCCGATCCGCCGCAGACCCCCTGTCTCCGGATCGATGACCAGGAGGGGGGCGGTGACCGGGTCGTAGGGGTTGATGCCGAGGTCGATGCGGACGGGACCGACGGGCGTCTGGAGGCGGACTCCCGCGCCGGGCGTGACTTTCCACTCGTCAGGCCCCAGGTCCCACAGGCTGCCGGTACCCACAGCGCCAGCGTCGATGAAGAGCGCGAGTCGGAGCATGCGCGGCAGCACAGGTGACGGCAGCCGTAGCTCGGCGCTCGTGACGGCCAGCGACGTGCCGCCGGTCGGCACGAACCTCGCGGGTCTCTCCGGCCTCAGATTCCCATCGCCATCCGCAATGAGGACGTCAGAGTCGGTCACATAGATGCCCGGGCCGAGCTCGTTGCGAGGATAGCCGCGCACGCTCGACGCGCCGCCCGCATAGAAGCGCTCCTCAGGCGGGAGGAAGTTGCCCTCAGGGTTAACCGTCGCGGTGCGGAAGAAGTTACCGAGGCGCAGCGAGAATGCGGCGACCCACCGTGGTCGCACCTCGCGGTAGTTCGAGAGCTCGCCCGTCCAGCGGAAGAACCGGATGTCGGATCCGAGCAGGGCAGTGGCGTAACCGACCGTCGTCCGCGCCAGATAGCCGGATGTCGGCTCCAGCGGCGCGTTCGTCGCATCCATGAAGTACGTGCCGCCCAGCTCGGCGCGGAACTTACGCGCGGCGAGCGAATCGATGGTCGCCGGCTGGCAGACGAGGAACGCCGCACAGAACAGGGCGGGTGACGCGAGCGTCTGACCGTTCTCCACCTCGATATTCGCGGAGATCCCTGAGCGTGCGGCCAGGCGCCGCGACACGCCGACACGGCCGCCAACCGCCTCGCGGCTGAACACGCCGGGCTCCGAGATACGCTCCACAAAGCTGCTGACGTTCAACTGATTGCGCGGATTCAGAAAATACGGCTGCGTGAAGTCGGCCGCGAACCGGTAGTCGAACTGGTTGCCGCCGAACAAGGTGTCCGACACCTGAGTCGAGCACACCCGCTCGCCACCGTTGATGGCAAATGGCTCGCCCACACCGATCCGGCTGAGCGAGCCGCGCAGCGCGAGCCGCCGCGCACCCCCCGTCCAGCTGCGGTGCGCCCACTGCGCATCCGTCCGCAGACATTCGACGGTTCCGAAGCCGACCGCCGCTTCGACCTCCCGCAGGGGCGCCTCAGCAATGGCGACGCGGATCGTCGCCGTCGAATTGTCTTCCGGAGACTTCTGGAGGGAGTCCGGCGCGATCGTGACCGACGCGAGAGAGACCAGCTCGAGACCGTACAGGTTGCGCTGGCTCTCGATCAGCTGGCCGCTCCGCAGGATCTGACCCTCGCGGATCTCCAGTTGGCGCAGCGTCGCCTGGCGGCTCAGATGCGGGGCACCCGTGACGATAATCGAATCGACCGTGACGACGGGCCCGGGCGCCAGGTCGATGGACGCCTCGGCCCGGTTGTCCACCGTGTCCACGGAAAAGCTGCGGAAGACCTCGGCTTGCGCATGTCCACGCCGCTGCAGCACGCGCACGATGTACTCCGACGCCTCTATGTACTCGCCAAGGTGGAAAATATCGCCCGGCTGGAGCCGGAGCGTGCGGGCGAGAGAGTCGGGATCGAGAAGGCCTTCTGTACCCGTGACGGTCAGGGCGTCCAGCACGATCGGGTCGCCGCGCATGATCGAGAACCGGACATCCACGTTGTCGCCGTCGGGCTCGACCGCGGGGGTTACCCGCGTCCCGAAATAGCCCGCGATACGGTAGAACCGCTCCAGCGTCTCCACGTCCCCCGCCACACGGGCGGTGCTGAGGCGGTGCTCTTCACGACCGATCCGGGTGAAGGGAACGCAGAAGGGAAGGCCTAGGAAGTTGCAGCGGGAGGGCAGCGTCTGCGTCAGGGTCAGGAGCGTGTCTGCCGAGAAGGGGGCGGGATCGACGAACAGCACGTCGTCGATGCGCGTGCCGGACCGCTCGGCGATATCGGGATACATGCGCGCCGCCTCGGACGTCGCGCACCCCCATGTCACGACGAGAGCGGCGAGT from Longimicrobiales bacterium encodes:
- a CDS encoding BamA/TamA family outer membrane protein, coding for MYPDIAERSGTRIDDVLFVDPAPFSADTLLTLTQTLPSRCNFLGLPFCVPFTRIGREEHRLSTARVAGDVETLERFYRIAGYFGTRVTPAVEPDGDNVDVRFSIMRGDPIVLDALTVTGTEGLLDPDSLARTLRLQPGDIFHLGEYIEASEYIVRVLQRRGHAQAEVFRSFSVDTVDNRAEASIDLAPGPVVTVDSIIVTGAPHLSRQATLRQLEIREGQILRSGQLIESQRNLYGLELVSLASVTIAPDSLQKSPEDNSTATIRVAIAEAPLREVEAAVGFGTVECLRTDAQWAHRSWTGGARRLALRGSLSRIGVGEPFAINGGERVCSTQVSDTLFGGNQFDYRFAADFTQPYFLNPRNQLNVSSFVERISEPGVFSREAVGGRVGVSRRLAARSGISANIEVENGQTLASPALFCAAFLVCQPATIDSLAARKFRAELGGTYFMDATNAPLEPTSGYLARTTVGYATALLGSDIRFFRWTGELSNYREVRPRWVAAFSLRLGNFFRTATVNPEGNFLPPEERFYAGGASSVRGYPRNELGPGIYVTDSDVLIADGDGNLRPERPARFVPTGGTSLAVTSAELRLPSPVLPRMLRLALFIDAGAVGTGSLWDLGPDEWKVTPGAGVRLQTPVGPVRIDLGINPYDPVTAPLLVIDPETGGLRRIGVFTPRRGNIFSRMQLHLGVGHAF